The Miscanthus floridulus cultivar M001 chromosome 17, ASM1932011v1, whole genome shotgun sequence genome has a window encoding:
- the LOC136518453 gene encoding probable pectinesterase 53 isoform X1, whose amino-acid sequence MAVPSRARLLLCCVVAAALLVAPGEVAAAGHGKQRHTHTRRLRPGKSGAAAAKPLPYPVNATRVEAIERQFTRWVRFMGGLGHSSYNRALNRAFLPTRTLVVDKNPAAGNFTSIQAAVESLPLINLARVVIRVNAGTYTEKVNISPMRAYVTVEGAGADKTVVQWGDTADTAGSGGRPMGTFGSATFAVNSMFFVAKNITFKVHSWKQQHATSIFSLCWYDHEPDIAIYFPRAAQNTAPVPRPGALGKQGVALRISADNAVFVGCNFLGAQDTLYDHLGRHYYRDCYIEGSVDFIFGNALSLYVGCHVHAIARNYGALTAQNRQSLLEDTGFSFVNCRVTGSGALYLGRAWGTFSRVIFAYTYMDNIIIPRGWYNWGDPTREMTVFYGQYKCTGPGANYAGRVQWSRELTDEEARPFISLDFIDGFEWLRL is encoded by the exons ATGGCCGTGCCATCGCGAGCGCGGCTCCTCCTCTGCTGCGTCGTCGCCGCGGCACTGCTCGTCGCGCCGGGGGAAGTCGCCGCCGCGGGGCACGGGAAGCAGCGGCACACGCACACGAGGCGGCTGCGGCCCGGGAAGAGCGGCGCGGCGGCCGCGAAGCCGTTGCCGTACCCGGTGAACGCGACGCGGGTGGAGGCGATCGAGCGGCAGTTCACGCGGTGGGTGCGCTTCATGGGCGGCCTCGGCCACAGCAGCTACAACCGAGCGCTCAATCGCGCGTTCCTGCCCACGCGCACGCTCGTCGTCGACAAGAACCCGGCCGCCGGGAACTTCACGTCCATCCAGGCCGCCGTCGAATCGCTCCCGCTCATCAACCTCGCCCGCGTCGTCATCAGGGTCAATGCCGGCACGTACAC GGAGAAGGTGAACATCTCGCCGATGCGCGCGTACGTCACCGTGGAGGGCGCCGGCGCCGACAAGACGGTGGTGCAGTGGGGCGACACGGCGGACACGGCCGGGTCCGGGGGCAGGCCCATGGGCACGTTCGGCTCCGCCACGTTCGCCGTCAACTCCATGTTCTTCGTCGCCAAGAACATCACCTTCAAGGTTCATTCCTGGAAGCAGCAGCATGCAACATCAATCTTCTCTCTCTGTTGGTACGACCACGAGCCTGACATTGCCATATATTTTCCGCGCGCTGCCCAGAACACGGCCCCCGTGCCGAGGCCCGGCGCGCTGGGCAAACAGGGGGTGGCGCTCCGGATATCGGCGGACAACGCGGTGTTCGTGGGGTGCAACTTCCTGGGCGCGCAGGACACGCTGTACGACCACCTCGGCCGCCACTACTACCGCGACTGCTACATCGAGGGCTCCGTCGACTTCATCTTCGGCAACGCGCTCTCTCTCTACGTG GGGTGCCATGTGCACGCGATCGCGCGGAACTACGGCGCGCTGACGGCGCAGAACCGGCAGAGCCTGCTGGAGGACACGGGGTTCTCGTTCGTGAACTGCCGGGTGACGGGGTCCGGCGCGCTCTACCTGGGCCGCGCCTGGGGCACCTTCTCCCGCGTCATCTTCGCCTACACCTACATGGACAACATCATCATCCCGCGCGGCTGGTACAACTGGGGCGACCCCACACGGGAGAT GACGGTGTTCTACGGGCAGTACAAGTGCACGGGGCCCGGCGCGAACTACGCCGGCAGGGTGCAGTGGTCGCGGGAGCTCACCGACGAGGAGGCCAGGCCCTTCATCTCGCTCGACTTCATCGACGGCTTCGAGTGGCTCCGCTTGTAG
- the LOC136518453 gene encoding probable pectinesterase 53 isoform X2, with protein MAVPSRARLLLCCVVAAALLVAPGEVAAAGHGKQRHTHTRRLRPGKSGAAAAKPLPYPVNATRVEAIERQFTRWVRFMGGLGHSSYNRALNRAFLPTRTLVVDKNPAAGNFTSIQAAVESLPLINLARVVIRVNAGTYTEKVNISPMRAYVTVEGAGADKTVVQWGDTADTAGSGGRPMGTFGSATFAVNSMFFVAKNITFKNTAPVPRPGALGKQGVALRISADNAVFVGCNFLGAQDTLYDHLGRHYYRDCYIEGSVDFIFGNALSLYVGCHVHAIARNYGALTAQNRQSLLEDTGFSFVNCRVTGSGALYLGRAWGTFSRVIFAYTYMDNIIIPRGWYNWGDPTREMTVFYGQYKCTGPGANYAGRVQWSRELTDEEARPFISLDFIDGFEWLRL; from the exons ATGGCCGTGCCATCGCGAGCGCGGCTCCTCCTCTGCTGCGTCGTCGCCGCGGCACTGCTCGTCGCGCCGGGGGAAGTCGCCGCCGCGGGGCACGGGAAGCAGCGGCACACGCACACGAGGCGGCTGCGGCCCGGGAAGAGCGGCGCGGCGGCCGCGAAGCCGTTGCCGTACCCGGTGAACGCGACGCGGGTGGAGGCGATCGAGCGGCAGTTCACGCGGTGGGTGCGCTTCATGGGCGGCCTCGGCCACAGCAGCTACAACCGAGCGCTCAATCGCGCGTTCCTGCCCACGCGCACGCTCGTCGTCGACAAGAACCCGGCCGCCGGGAACTTCACGTCCATCCAGGCCGCCGTCGAATCGCTCCCGCTCATCAACCTCGCCCGCGTCGTCATCAGGGTCAATGCCGGCACGTACAC GGAGAAGGTGAACATCTCGCCGATGCGCGCGTACGTCACCGTGGAGGGCGCCGGCGCCGACAAGACGGTGGTGCAGTGGGGCGACACGGCGGACACGGCCGGGTCCGGGGGCAGGCCCATGGGCACGTTCGGCTCCGCCACGTTCGCCGTCAACTCCATGTTCTTCGTCGCCAAGAACATCACCTTCAAG AACACGGCCCCCGTGCCGAGGCCCGGCGCGCTGGGCAAACAGGGGGTGGCGCTCCGGATATCGGCGGACAACGCGGTGTTCGTGGGGTGCAACTTCCTGGGCGCGCAGGACACGCTGTACGACCACCTCGGCCGCCACTACTACCGCGACTGCTACATCGAGGGCTCCGTCGACTTCATCTTCGGCAACGCGCTCTCTCTCTACGTG GGGTGCCATGTGCACGCGATCGCGCGGAACTACGGCGCGCTGACGGCGCAGAACCGGCAGAGCCTGCTGGAGGACACGGGGTTCTCGTTCGTGAACTGCCGGGTGACGGGGTCCGGCGCGCTCTACCTGGGCCGCGCCTGGGGCACCTTCTCCCGCGTCATCTTCGCCTACACCTACATGGACAACATCATCATCCCGCGCGGCTGGTACAACTGGGGCGACCCCACACGGGAGAT GACGGTGTTCTACGGGCAGTACAAGTGCACGGGGCCCGGCGCGAACTACGCCGGCAGGGTGCAGTGGTCGCGGGAGCTCACCGACGAGGAGGCCAGGCCCTTCATCTCGCTCGACTTCATCGACGGCTTCGAGTGGCTCCGCTTGTAG